GCCGGAGTATATGGCCGTGCGGAAGCACCATTCGCTGCTGGAGATCTGCCGGACTCCGACGATTGCGGCCGAGGTAACGATTACGGCCGCTGAACGGCTGGGCGTGGATGCTGCGATTATCTTTGCCGATCTGCTGCTGCCGTTTACGCCGATGGGACTGGACTTCGAGTTCGTTGCGGGAGAAGGGCCGGTGGTTCATACGCCGGTGCGGACGCTGGAGCATGTGAAGGCGCTGCGGACCGATCGCGTGGAGGAACTACAGTACGTTGCGCGCGCCATCGAGCAGGTTGCAAAGCACTTTGCTGCTCCGCGGGCGGATGGGGATGAGTTGGGAATCATTGGATTCTGCGGTGCTCCGTGGACGCTGGCTGGGTACATGATTGAGGGCGGCAAGCAGGGCGGCGGGGATCGCAACTACATCGAGACGAAGAAGATGATGTACTCCGATGGAGCTGCGTGGTCGCTCCTGATGGAGAAGATTGTTACCGTTTTAGTTGCTTATGCGCAGCAGCAGGTGGAGGCTGGCGCGGATGTGATCCAGGTCTTCGATAGCTGGGTGGGAAAGCTGAGCGTTCGAGACTATCGGCGGTACTGTCTTGGATGGACGACGGAGCTGGTCGAGCGCATCAAGTCCCTTGGAGTGCCGGTGATCTACTTTGGCGTGGAGACCGCTTCCCTGCTGCCGGCGATGAGCGAGACGGGAGCAGACGTGATTGGGCTGGATTGGCGGACGCCTTTGGATGCGGGATGGAAGGCAGTCGGCCCGGGCTGCGCGGTGCAGGGAAATCTTGATCCGGTTGCATTGTTCGCAAACGAAGAGGTGTTGAAGGATCAGGTGCGCGAGATTCTGACCGCCGCAAATGGACGGCCCGGGCACATCTTCAACCTGGGCCACGGCATTGTGCCTGGTACGCCGGTGGAGAATGTAATTCGCGTGGTGGAGTGGGTCAAGGAGTTGAGCGCGGTTGGAGTGACACGACGATGAGTTTTGAGAAAGGTAAAAGCGCGGTTTTGCTGCTTGCCCATGGAACGCCGGACATGCTGGGTGAGATGGCCGAGTATCTGAGCAAGGTGACCGGCGGGCGAGCGATGCCGCAGGAGATTGTCAAAGAGCTGCAGCATCGGTATGCGCAGATCGGGCTGCAAGAGGCGCCTGGGTTGGAGCCTCCGCCGCTGACGAAGTGGACGATGGTGCAGGCACATATGTTGGAGCATGTCTTGGACGCGGGCAAGGTGTATGTCGGTATGCGTAACTGGCATCCCTATATTGCGGACACCGTTGCGGAGATGCGACAGGATGGAGTGACGAGAATCAAGGCTGTGTGCCTGGCTCCGCAGAACTCCCGGACCAGCGTCGGACTTTACCGGAAGGCTGTGCTCTCTGCGGCGACTGGCATTGAGGTTGAGTTTGTTGCTGGATGGGCGGACAGTCCGCTGCTGGCGGAGGCCTTTGCCGAGAAGCTGCGCCCGGTGTGGACGGAAGCCTGCGCTGAGTCGGGACAGCGAGTGCCGGTTCTGTTTACAGCGCACAGCGTGCCGTGCCGAACAATCATGACTGGTGAGGCTTCGATTACGGGAGCGAGGCCGGGAACTCCTGTGCAGGACTCGCCTGATCCTTATCCTGTGGAGGCCAAGCGCACCGCACAGATGGTGGCCGATCGAATGTCGGCAATCGGTTTTCGCGAGAACGATTGGTACTTCGCGTTTCAGAGTCAGGGTATGAGCGGAGGACCGTGGATTGGGCCGACGGTGGAGGACACGCTCAAAGCGATCAAGGCAGAAGGGCACGTGGGCGTCGTGATGCAGCCGGTGGGGTTTCTCTGCGATCATGTGGAGATTCTGTACGACATTGACGTTGCTTTTCGTCAGACGGCGAGCGAGCTGGGTCTGAAGTTGTGGCGGGCGGAGAGCCTGAACGACTCGCCGGTGCTGGTGGAGGCGCTGGTGGACGTAATCACCGGAAAATATAAGGCGACCGTCGATGAGGTGATGGTTCCGGCTTAGGTATAGGCTGTCTTGAGGGCCGACGGCGGGGGCTCTGTTCTCCGCTCTTTTATTGGCAGATGTTTCCTGGAGAGAAGATGAAGCGCGTTGCGATTGTTGGCGGCGGAGTCGCAGGACTGGCGGCGGCGTATGAGCTGTCGCGGCAGGCCCGTAACGGCGCATCGCTGCAGGTGGTGTTGTTCGAAGCCTCGACGCGCCTGGGTGGAATTATCGAGACGGTGCATGAAGGTGAGTTCGTGATTGAGTGCGGACCCGATGCGTGGGTGACGGAGAAGCCGTGGGCGCGTGAGCTGGCAGAAGAGCTTGGCCTGGGCGATGAAGTGATACCTTCCAACGATGCCACGCGGAAGACTTATATTCTGGTCGACAAGAAGCTGCAGGCGATACCGGATGGTATGCGGATGATGGTGCCGGCCGATCTCGATGCGCTGGATGCGTCGGAGATGTTTAGCGCGGCGGCGAAGCGGGCTTATCGCGAAGAGGTGGGACGAGCGGAGCAGTTGCGGGCGGACGCTCCTGATGAGGATGAAAGCGTTGCGGAGTTTATTCGACGCCACTTTGGAGAAGAGGTGCTGACGAAGATCGGTGCGCCTTTGCTGAGCGGTGTGTTTGGCGGCGATGTATCGAAGTTGAGCGTGCGGGCGGTGATGACTCCCTTTGTCGCAATGGAACGAGAGCATGGCAGTCTGATCGTCGCACTGCAGGCGCGTGCGGGAGCGAAGAAACACTCAGTGTTCACTACACTGCGCAGCGGTATGGGAACGCTGGTGGATCGTATGATTGCGGCCATTCCTGAAGATTGGATTCGACTGGCTGCCGAAGTGCAATTTGTGTCGTGCGGCGACGAAGGTTGGCTGGTGGGAACAGCTCGCGGTGTGGAACGGTTCGATGCCGTGATGATGGCGACTCCGGTGGATGTTGCTTGTTCTTTGCTGAAACCGGTGGACGCGGAGGTGGCTCCGTTGATGGAGATGGCGGCAAGCTCCGCGGTGGTGGTGGCATTTGGCTTTCCCGATGCGACGAAGTTTCCCGTGCCGCCTGGGTTTGGCTTTCTGGTGCCCCCAGGCTCCGATAGTCTGCTGCTCGCTGCAACCTTCGTCGATCAGAAGTTTGAAGACCGGGTGCCGCAGGGTGGACGGTTAGTGCGAGCCTTCTTTGGAGGCAAAGCTGCAGAACGGCTGATGCGATGTCGTAACGACGAGACCGCCGCAGTGGCGCGGATGGAGCTGGCCAGGATTCTGGGGCCGCTGCCGGAGCCTCAAGTGACCGTGGTTCGGCGATGGCCGCGAAGCCTCCCACAGTATGCCGTGGGGCATCTGGAACGGATGAAGAAGCTAGATGAACGAGTGAGTGAGCTTGATGGACTGTCGCTGCTTGGCAACGGATATCGTGGCGTGGGTGTGCCCGACCTAATTCGGGATGCCCGGGTTGCGGCGAGGCGTATCGCAGGTGCGAATAAAGATCTTGCAGGGGTCGCGGAGCTGTAAATATTTGACCCGGCGCAATGGCCGGGATAGTCTTTTTCTACACTGGTGTTGGGAAGACGGTGTAAATCCGTCGCTACCCCGTAACTGTAAGCGCTGAGAGTTTTGACGATTGGTATTAAGCCACTGGGATTTGTCCTGGGAAGGTGAGTCGAAGCTCGGTGAAGCGTAAGTCAGGAGACCTGCCGGTGGCCGATCAGGCTTGATTCAGCTTCGCTGGGAGAGCTGAAGAGCATTCTCGCTGACTGCAACCGAGGTCTGCCCGAGCGCTGCCTAACTTTATTCCCGCTCTGCTCGGCTGCTTCGAAAGATGCCGGGCAAGGAGCTAACAATGCAGGAGATGCGCCAGAGTTCCGTGACACTCGTTCTTGGCGGCGTTCGCAGCGGCAAGAGCCGTTATGCGCAGCAGCTTGCAGAGCGAGAAAGCCGCGTGATCTTTGTGGCGACAGCGAAGGCTTCGGACGACGAGATGCAGAGGAAGATCGAACGGCATCGCAAAGAGCGCCCGGCGGAGTGGATCACGGTGGAGGAGCCGTTGGAGCTGGTACAGGTACTGACAGAGCATGGGCAGAGCTGCGATGTGATGGTGGTGGATTGCCTGACGATCTTTGCGGCGAATCTTCTTGAGACCGAAGGTGATGACCAGGACACCGTAAATCGTCGCGTTGAGGCTTTCTGTGAGGCGTTGCGGTCGGCTGGTTGCTCGGTTGTGCTGGTTTCAAACGAGGTGGGCAGCGGAGTGGTGCCGGCGTACCCGATGGGGCGGCGTTACCGTGATCTGCTGGGAGAGATCAATCAGAGCGTGGCAAGAGTCGCCGATGATGTGGTGCTGATGGTAGCCGGGCTGCCACTTGCGCTGAAGGGACATCTTGAGGTGACTCTGTGAGAGGGCTGCTGATTTCAGGTGCTGCAAGCGGCGTTGGTAAGACTACGGTATCTCTTGCGGTTATGGCGGGCCTTCGACGGCGCGGGCTTGCGGTGCAGCCGTTCAAATGTGGGCCTGACTTTCTGGACACGGGACACCACACCCGAATATGTGGGCGAAAGGCTCGCAACCTTGACACGTGGATGCTGAGTGAAGAGGCGAACCGAAGTGTTCTGCGAGATGCAGCTCGGGGCGCGGATGTTCTGGTTGCTGAAGGCATGATGGGACTGTTCGATGGAAAGAGCGGGAACACCGAAGCGGGAAGCACCGCGGAGATTGCTAAGCTGCTGAAGCTGCCGGTAGTGCTGGTTGTCGATGCGGCAAAGACTGCGCGAAGCATCGCAGCGGTGGTGCTCGGCTTTGAGATGTTCGATCCGCAGTTGCAGCTTGCTGGTGTGATTCTGAACCGCGTTGCGACGGAGCGGCACTACGAGATGCTGCGGGCGGCGATTGAGACCAACTGCAGGACAAAGATTCTGGGCTGGCTGCCGCGCGATCCGACGATTGCGATTCCTGAACGGCATCTTGGCTTGCAGGGGGCGGCGGAAGCGGCGATTGATAACGATGCAGCGATCGACACGCTGTCTGCGCTTGCGGAAAAGTTCTTCTGTCTGGATCGTTTGCTTGAGCTGCACTATGATTTGGAGCTGAACGAGAATCAGGATTTCGGCGTGAAGCGTTCGCGATCTGAAGAAGATGTGCGAATCGGCGTCCCGTCCGATCATGCGTTCTCGTTCTATTATGAGGACAATCTTGACCTGCTGCGCGAACAGGGAGCTGAGATCGTCTGGTTCAGTCCACTGCACGACAGGTGTCTGCCAGACGGACTGGACGGGCTGTATCTGGGGGGAGGATATCCCGAACTGCATGCAGAACAGTTGAGCAGTAATCGCAGGATGCTCGAGGATGTTCGTACCTTCGCGGCTTCGGGAAGACCGGTCTATGCGGAGTGCGGAGGGATGATTTATCTATCCGAAAGCCTCAGCACAACGGACGGGGAGACGTACCCGATGGCTGGCGTGCTACCGCTGTCGATGCAGATGACGGATAAACTCGTGCAGTTCGGATACGTCACTGTTGAGTTCACCGCCGACTGCTTGCTGGGCGTGAAAGGAACCACCGTTCGCGGGCACAGCTTTCACTATTCGTGTCTTGTTTCCCGGGGAGAGGTGGCAACAAATTATCGCGTGCAGTACTCGATGTCCGGCAAAGAGGAGCTTGAGGGATTTAGGCAAGGCAATGTGCTGGCCAGCTATGTTCATCTACACTTCCGGGCGAATCCTACAATCGCGAGAGATTTTGTCGCTGCCATTCGACGAGCGCGCACACTGCAGACGGTGGCGCGGTGAGCGACTCTAACATCGTGTCGACCATTGAGTCGCCTAGTGAGCGGTGGCTTGCAAAGGCACGAGCGCATCTCGATACTTTGACCAAACCGCTGGGCAGTCTCGGCCGGTTGGAAGACTTTGCGGCACAGATGGTGTCGATTCGACAGCAGGAGTTTGCGGAGCCGCTACGAAAGGCTGTCTACATCTTTGCAGCCGATCATGGAGTTACCGCTGAGGGCGTCAGTGCGTATCCAAGCGAAGTGACGCGGCAGATGGTGCTCAACTTTCTTGCTCATGGCGCGGCTATCAATGTGCTCGCGAAACTTCACGGCGTCGAGATGAATGTTGTCGATGTCGGTGTGGATGCGGACTTCAACCGGATCGGCGGACTGTTGCATCGCAAAGTGCGCAGGGGAACGCGCAATATGATGCATGAGCCCGCAATGAGCAGCGACGAGTTGACGGAAGCTCTTGGTGTAGGACTGGACCTGGCTGACGATTCGAAGACGAAGGGGCACAACCTGGTTGCTGTCGGCGAGATGGGCATTGGAAATACCACGGCTGCGAGCGCCATCACCACTCTTCTTACCGGGAAACCAGTTGAGTTCACTACCGGCAAAGGGACCGGCCTGAACACCGAGGCGTTGCAGCACAAACGCCGGATCATCGAAGTAGTTTTGCAGAAGTATTTTGGGGAAGCGAAAGGTGACACTCTGCCTGATCCAGTCGATATACTCCGTATCGTCGGTGGGTTGGAGATCGCTGCGATGACGGGTTTCATACTCGGCGCGGCGCGGCATGGAGTCGCAGTGGTTGTCGACGGCTTCATTTCTACAGCAGCTGCTGCAATTGCATACGCGTTAGCCCCGCAGGTGCGCGGCTATCTTTTTGCTGGACATCAATCCGAAGAACCCGGGCACAAGGCGCTGCTCGACTACCTGGAATTGAGGCCGATTCTCGCGTTGAATATGCGTCTGGGCGAAGGCACTGGCGCGGTCCTGGCTATGCCGATCCTTGAGTCCGCGATGTGCCTTTATAACCAGATGGCGACGTTTGAATCTGCCGGCGTGAGCGAGGCTAGGGATTGACCGTAGCAGCACAAATTCGGAGACTTGGCGAGGAGCTCATAGTCGCCTTCCAATTTCTCACGCGAATCCCCATGCCTGCGATTGCGTTCGAGTCCGATTCCCTCTCGCGTGCCGTCAAATTTTTCCCGCTGGTTGGATTAGTTGTCGGATCAGGAGCCGTGCTGCTGCAAAAGCTGCTGACAACACATCTTATTCGTCCTCTTGCCGCGCTGGTTGTGCTCACTTATTTTGTACTGATTACCGGCTTTCTGCATGAAGATGGCCTTGCGGATACTGCAGACGGGTTCGGCGGTGGTTGGACTAAGGATCGGGTATTAGCCATCCTGCGAGATAGCAGGATTGGAAGTTACGGCGCGACTGCTCTTATTCTGTCGTTGCTGGCGCGCTATCTCCTGCTGTCTTCAATGCCGATGGAGCACTTTGCCGCTTACGTCATATCCGCCCATGTGCTCTGCCGATGGAGCTCCCTTCCGCTGAGTTATTTTCTCCCTCCTGCTCGCAAACAGGAGGGACAAGGTGCGCGCATCGCTCGGCTCACCTCTCTCCCTTCGCTGCTGTTTGGTTCGACCTTCGCTGCCGCAATCGTGGTCTTCGCTCTTCGACGGGCTTCCGTGCAGCCTCTTTTCGTCTCCCTCTTTGTAGTGACATTGAGCGGGTGGTTCTACTATCGAAGGATTGATGGCGTGACTGGAGATTGCTTCGGCGCAACCAATCAGCTTACCGAAATCGCGGTTTACTTCTGTGGGGTATGGATCGCATGAGCGAGATACTCTTCATTCGTCATGCGGCGACAGACATGGCTGGAACCTTTTGCGGCCACTCTGACCCTGACATCAATGCGCGCGGACAGCAACAGATCTCCGAGTTGATCGACAGACTTCGCAAGGAGAGTATCGACATCGTTTACACGAGCGATCTGCGTCGCGCTGCGGCGACTGCCAGCGCAATTGCCGAGGCGTTCGGCGTTGAGTGCGAGGTGCGTGCGGCCCTGCGTGAGATCAGCTTCGGCACATGGGAGGGGCTTAGCTGGAAAGACATTGAACAGCGCGATGCGGTTTATGCGCATCGATGGATGGCGGAATATCCGAGATTTGCGGCGCCTGACGGAGAGGACTTCAGCGACTTTGAACGGCGGGTGCTGAAGGAAGTGGAGTTCTTGTCTACAAAGGCAATAGAACAAAGGATCGCGGTCGTGACCCACGCGGGAGTCCTGAGAACCGTGCTGTGCTCGCTGGGCAACTGCAGCCAGCAAGATGCCTGGAGACAGACTGAGAGCTACTGTGCCATTGTTCGGCATACGGTTGCACCACCGCTCCTGACGCAGATCATCGGAGCGAGCTCATGACTTCGCGTAAGGTTGACGTACGCGAGTTGATCGCCTGGGGTTTGGATGAATACTCCTACCGCGACGACGTCACAGGTTTCAATTCGAGGGAGTTAGCTGCCCGCATTGCGAAAGCAGGTGCGAAGTTAGCCGAGCATGCTCGGTACACGAGTATCAGCGCTTTACTCGAGCGAGAGACACGAGACATTCAACCTTTGCTCGCGACGGTAACGCAACGCGAAGACTTGCAAGCGGAGTATCGGGGCCTTGACTGGATGCTGGGCGTGGTCGACCTGCGCCTTCTGCTTGCATTTCAACGCCGGTTGATCTTCAATCCATCACGGCAGGCATTGTGTATGCCGGCGCAAAACGATTGGCCCGGTTTGATCTCACTCACTGTCGGTTCGCAACGCAGCACGGAGCATGTTTTGGTTCATAACGGCAGCGATACTGACCTTTTGGATATTAGCCTTCACTCGAATAATCCTGATCTGCAGCTACGGTTTACTCCGAAGACGAGCGGATTTGGAGCTTTGCCACTGTCGCTGTATGGCGGCACTCCTTTCTTCGAAGTAGCTGAACTACGCGGACGCTGGCTTTTGCGCGATGGCTATCATCGCGCCTACCATCTTCTGCAGGCGGGAGTCGATCGCACTCCTGCCGTCGTGATCCACACACGGAGCATCGAGGAACTTGGCGCAACCGCCCCATGGTTTTTCGGTGAAGAGCAGATCTTCTCTGATCGTCCTCCGCGGGTCACGGATTTTCTTGATGACGACCTGATCCTGCACTACGAGAGAACGGCTCTCCGCAAATTAATTCGTATTCGTGTGGAAGAGTCGCTGCAGCCGTTTGACGAAGTTCAAGAACAAGAGGAAAGACTATGAGCATTGCAACCAAACGTGGAGATGGCGGACAGACAGGACTGGCCGGCGGAATTCGCATCTCGAAGGCTGACTTGCGTGTTGAAGCTTATGGGACGGTCGATGAGCTGAACTCGGCTCTAGGCTTTGCCCGAAGCATCTGCACAAATAAGGAGATTCATGACTGGACCGAGACGATCCAACGCACGCTGTTTCGAGTAGGGTCCGCGCTGGCTACCCCGCCGGAGAGCAAAAAACCTCCGCCATCCGTTTTGATCGAGGACGTTGACATGCTGACAGACCTGGTTCATCAGATCGAGGCAACCGAAGGCATCCTTGCCGACTGGTCTTTGCCCGGTGCGCATACCGAGTCTGCCGCATACGAAGTTGCTCGCACAATTTGCCGGCGCGCAGAGCGAAACGCTGTTCGACTTGTGAACAGTGGCGTAGAGCTCAAGCCTGAGATACTCTCGTACCTCAATCGCTTGTCCGACGTGATCTGGCTCTTCGGCAGACTCATTGAAGTAAAGGTAGGCGTTGATGCGCGGCTGCGCAGCGGCGACACTGCGGGACCGAAGTGGTCAAGGGCATGGAAATGACGAAGGCTGCAGGCTTCGACGAGAATGAGCGAAATGCCATCTACCGGGCGATTCGCGAGCGGAGAGATGTGCGCCGCGGCTTTCTCCCGGAGCCAATTCCAAATGAGTTGCTATATCGGCTACTCGAAGCTGCACATAACGCACCTTCGGTTGGTCTGATGCAGCCCTGGCGATTCATTGTCGTGCGCGAACTCGCTGTGCGTCAAAAGGTTCACCAGATCTTCCTCGATGCAAACACGCAGGCGCTGGCGCACTACGAAGGGGAAAAGCAACAGAGCTATGCGGGGATGAAGCTCGAAGGCATACTGGAGGCACCGCAGAATCTGTGCATCGTGTGCGATTCGCAGAGCAGCCAGGGGCACCAGCTGGGACGACGAACGATGCCTGAGACCGCGATCTACTCGGCCGTCTGCGCGGTTCAGAATCTGTGGCTCGCCGCAAGAGCCGAGGGCATCGGCATGGGCTGGGTGAGTATCCTTGAGCCGTCTTTGTTGCGCGAGGCTCTGAAGATTCCCGGCCATATTACTCCGGTGGCTTATCTGTGCTTGGGTTACGTCGATGCGTTTGCTACAGAACCGGACCTTGAGCGCGCCGGTTGGGAGACAAGAACGCCTCTGAAGAGCGTGCTCTCGCTGGATGAATATGACAGCAGCTGGGACCAGGGGCGGCTGCCGTCATGAGAGCGCGAGCAATCATGGTTCTAGGTACGGGCTCTCATGTCGGCAAGTCTCTGCTGACTGCCGCTCTATGCCGAATCTTCGCGCAACATGGCTATCGCGTTGCGCCGTTCAAATCGCAGAATATGTCATTGAACTCTGCAGCAACTGTTGAAGGTCTCGAGATCGGGCGTGCACAAGCGTTGCAGGCAGAGGCTGCAGGAGTCGCGTCCTCGGTTCATATGAATCCAATTTTGATCAAGCCGTCGGGCGACCACTCTTCGCAGGTAGTTGTACGCGGCAAGATCTGGGGACGAGTCACGGCAGCGGACTATCATCGTCGACGCATAGAAGAGCTGCTGCCCGTGGTACGCGAGAGCTATGACTCGCTTGCCTCTCAGTACGACGTAATTATTCTGGAAGGTGCCGGATCACCAGCTGAGATCAACCTCAAACAGCATGACATTGCGAACATGCGAATGGCGGAGATGGCAGATGCCAGCTGCCTGCTGGTGGGGGATATAGATCGCGGAGGGGTGTTCGCGTCGTTGCTGGGAACGCTGGAGCTGTTGGAACCGGACGAGCAGCGGCGGATTCGTGGATTCGCGATCAATAAATTCCGTGGTGACGCAAGCCTCTTGGAGCCCGGCATACGAATGATAGAAGAGCGTGTGAAGAAGCCATGTCTCGGCGTCGTTCCTTATCTGAATTCTCTTATGCTCGAAGAAGAAGATAGCCTGGGTCTGCCGGTGTCTGCTCAAACTCAGTGGACTGGAGAGCAGATTGCGGACCAATGGACTGATCGCGCCTTGCGGGTCGCAGTCATTGCACTCCCTTCTTTTTCGAACTTTACGGACTTCGATTCTTTGCGGGCGGAGCCATCGGTATCACTTCTCTTCTGTCGCACAGCAGAGGCGATCGCACACGCTGATGTCGTCATTCTGCCTGGCAGTAAACAGACTGTGGATGACCTTCTTTGGATGAGAGGTTCAGGTTTAGAGGTCGCTATAAAGCGACACGCGCAGACAGGCTTGGTTGCAGGTATCTGCGGTGGTATGCAGATGCTTGGTAAAACTATCAGCGACCCGTCCGGAATGGAGCACGAGGGATCGGTTGCGGGTCTTGGCTTGCTTCCCATCGGCACCGTCATGCACACCGAAAAAGTAACCAGAAATGCCAGCGGACAGATTGAGGTTGAGGTTTTGTTCGACCATCCCGTTACTGATAGCAGGCTCGCAGGGTATGAGATTCACATTGGACACACTGACTATGAAGCTGGAGCAAAGCACTTCTCGACACTCTCACCCGAGAATGACCCCTCCAGCAACAGCAGAGACGGTTGCGTCAGTGCCGACACGCGCGTCTTTGGCACCTATCTTCATGGGATCTTCGATGATGATTGCTTTCGTCATCAGTTTCTCAGTGCCGCTCGCGGGTTTCACAAGCTCTCCACGCCGACGAAGATGAATCCCTGGAAGCAACTTCGAGTAGACTCCCTGAACAGGCTGGCACGCGAGGTTGAGAGTTCGCTTGATATGAAAGCAATCTTCAAGTGGGTGGGTCTGTCTTATGAGGTCCCTCTGACAGAGGATGTATCTCCGCAGCGTCGAAGTGCAGGTGCGATGCGATGAGTCGTCGAAGCGTTATCGCAGCAGCTTATCTGTTCGACTGGGTAGCTGGCGATCCTGAATGGTTCCCTCATCCCGTTCGGTTGATTGGCAAAGGAATAGAAGGGGGAGAACGAATTCTTCGAAGGCCCAGGCAGACTCCAGCAGCAGAGTTTGTCGCCGGTGGCATACTGACCTTAGGAGTGGTCGTTGCGGCGTATTTCGCGTCGGCAAAGACGATTGACTGGGCGCATAAGACGGACCGGCGGCTGGGATTCGCTGCGGAGATGCTGCTCGCATGGACGTGCCTTGCATCGCGCAGCCTGCACAAGGAGGCTTCTGCAGTTGTCGACGCTATGGAGGAAGGCGACAGCATCCTGGCCCGACAGCGGCTGACACGAATCGTCGGTCGCGATACGCAGGCACTCGACATGCAGGAGATCAGCCGCGCTGTCATCGAGACCGTGGCAGAGAGCGGTTCGGATGGCGTCGTCGCACCACTTTTTTATTTGGCTATCGGAGGAGTTCCGCTTGCCATGGCCTATAAGGCGATCAACACTCTTGATTCGATGATCGGCCATGCAGATGATCGATATTTTTACTTTGGAAAAATCGCAGCGCGGCTGGATGATGTCGCCAATTTTATACCCTCTCGATTGACAGCTCTGGGTATCGCTGCAGCAGCCGCCTTACAAGACGCGAGTCCTGCAGCAGCGCTTGAGACATGGTGGCGCGACGGCATGAAACACAAAAGTCCGAACGCGGGACAGCCAGAGAGCGCCATGGCGGGCGCACTGAAGGTGCGACTTGGAGGAGACAACTACTACGCCGGCGAGCTTATTGCAGCGCCCCTGCTTGGGGCGGGTTTTCCGCCGCCCAATGTGCTCAAAGCAAGGCTGGCCATCAGGATAGTTACTATCGTCTCTGCCCTTGGCGCAGTTACCGCACTGTTGCTGCATCGGAGACGAAGATGAGTCACCCTCCGCAGGATTTTTTACCCGCACACGGGGGACAACTGCGTCAAATCGCTGCGCAATATGAAATCCCGGTGGAACAGCTCGTTGATTTCAGCGCCAACATTAACCCGGCTGATCCCCCTGCGTCAGTGCTTGCAACTCTAAATCGAGCTTTGGCGGACTTTGCCACACTGACGGCGTATCCAGACCTTGAACTCGCCGCACTCAAGCAGGCACTGTCGAAAGCTTCGAATATTTCGCCGGAAAATATCTCTGTGGCTAACGGCTTTGTACCGCTGCTCGAAGCTGCTCTGCGTTCGTTAGGGATTACACGTTGCCTTCTGCCTGTGCCCTCGTTCAGCGAGTATCGACGTACGCTCGAGAACGCCGGAGTTGCGGCCGCTCCGCACTACCTCTTCCAAGAAAATAGTTTCTCATACGCTCCGGACTCCCTGTTGCAGGCTGCGCTGAAAGAGAGATGCAACGCAATCCTGCTGGCGAATCCGCAGAATCCTTCCGGCTCACTTTGTGAAGCGAAGACGATGCGACGTCTGATAGAAGCGGCCGCTGAGCAAGGAATTAAAGTGCTGCTTGATGAAGCTTTCATAGATTATGTTCCAGAACAGTCCCTGACTGAAGCTGCTTCTCAACATGAGAATTTGATTGTGTTCCGCTCGGTTACAAAATTTTTTGCAATCCCCGGGTTACGTGTCGCCTACGTCGTCAGCAGTCCTTCTTCGATAGAAGATCTGAACCGGAGGCTTCCGCCATGGCCGGTTACAACATTGGCATCGTGTGCAGTCTGCGCTGCGTTGCAGGATGAGACCTATGCGGAAGACACTCGGCGGAAGAACTCCCCACGGCGGACCTGGCTTGAAGGGGAACTCGCTCGCTTGAAGATCGTCACCTACCCCTCAAACACGAACTTC
The nucleotide sequence above comes from Tunturibacter empetritectus. Encoded proteins:
- the cobU gene encoding bifunctional adenosylcobinamide kinase/adenosylcobinamide-phosphate guanylyltransferase; translated protein: MQEMRQSSVTLVLGGVRSGKSRYAQQLAERESRVIFVATAKASDDEMQRKIERHRKERPAEWITVEEPLELVQVLTEHGQSCDVMVVDCLTIFAANLLETEGDDQDTVNRRVEAFCEALRSAGCSVVLVSNEVGSGVVPAYPMGRRYRDLLGEINQSVARVADDVVLMVAGLPLALKGHLEVTL
- a CDS encoding ferrochelatase, which produces MSFEKGKSAVLLLAHGTPDMLGEMAEYLSKVTGGRAMPQEIVKELQHRYAQIGLQEAPGLEPPPLTKWTMVQAHMLEHVLDAGKVYVGMRNWHPYIADTVAEMRQDGVTRIKAVCLAPQNSRTSVGLYRKAVLSAATGIEVEFVAGWADSPLLAEAFAEKLRPVWTEACAESGQRVPVLFTAHSVPCRTIMTGEASITGARPGTPVQDSPDPYPVEAKRTAQMVADRMSAIGFRENDWYFAFQSQGMSGGPWIGPTVEDTLKAIKAEGHVGVVMQPVGFLCDHVEILYDIDVAFRQTASELGLKLWRAESLNDSPVLVEALVDVITGKYKATVDEVMVPA
- the hemE gene encoding uroporphyrinogen decarboxylase, with protein sequence MSDAIVEGATVWSADAASGGSRFVRACLRRPVARTPVWFLRQAGRYMPEYMAVRKHHSLLEICRTPTIAAEVTITAAERLGVDAAIIFADLLLPFTPMGLDFEFVAGEGPVVHTPVRTLEHVKALRTDRVEELQYVARAIEQVAKHFAAPRADGDELGIIGFCGAPWTLAGYMIEGGKQGGGDRNYIETKKMMYSDGAAWSLLMEKIVTVLVAYAQQQVEAGADVIQVFDSWVGKLSVRDYRRYCLGWTTELVERIKSLGVPVIYFGVETASLLPAMSETGADVIGLDWRTPLDAGWKAVGPGCAVQGNLDPVALFANEEVLKDQVREILTAANGRPGHIFNLGHGIVPGTPVENVIRVVEWVKELSAVGVTRR
- a CDS encoding cobyrinate a,c-diamide synthase; the protein is MRGLLISGAASGVGKTTVSLAVMAGLRRRGLAVQPFKCGPDFLDTGHHTRICGRKARNLDTWMLSEEANRSVLRDAARGADVLVAEGMMGLFDGKSGNTEAGSTAEIAKLLKLPVVLVVDAAKTARSIAAVVLGFEMFDPQLQLAGVILNRVATERHYEMLRAAIETNCRTKILGWLPRDPTIAIPERHLGLQGAAEAAIDNDAAIDTLSALAEKFFCLDRLLELHYDLELNENQDFGVKRSRSEEDVRIGVPSDHAFSFYYEDNLDLLREQGAEIVWFSPLHDRCLPDGLDGLYLGGGYPELHAEQLSSNRRMLEDVRTFAASGRPVYAECGGMIYLSESLSTTDGETYPMAGVLPLSMQMTDKLVQFGYVTVEFTADCLLGVKGTTVRGHSFHYSCLVSRGEVATNYRVQYSMSGKEELEGFRQGNVLASYVHLHFRANPTIARDFVAAIRRARTLQTVAR
- the hemG gene encoding protoporphyrinogen oxidase, which codes for MKRVAIVGGGVAGLAAAYELSRQARNGASLQVVLFEASTRLGGIIETVHEGEFVIECGPDAWVTEKPWARELAEELGLGDEVIPSNDATRKTYILVDKKLQAIPDGMRMMVPADLDALDASEMFSAAAKRAYREEVGRAEQLRADAPDEDESVAEFIRRHFGEEVLTKIGAPLLSGVFGGDVSKLSVRAVMTPFVAMEREHGSLIVALQARAGAKKHSVFTTLRSGMGTLVDRMIAAIPEDWIRLAAEVQFVSCGDEGWLVGTARGVERFDAVMMATPVDVACSLLKPVDAEVAPLMEMAASSAVVVAFGFPDATKFPVPPGFGFLVPPGSDSLLLAATFVDQKFEDRVPQGGRLVRAFFGGKAAERLMRCRNDETAAVARMELARILGPLPEPQVTVVRRWPRSLPQYAVGHLERMKKLDERVSELDGLSLLGNGYRGVGVPDLIRDARVAARRIAGANKDLAGVAEL